The window GAGAGCCCCGATTGTTACTGATCTGCGGTTTGCCTACACGCAAACACATGCGCGTTTTAGCAAGACAAAAATGAATTCAAAGCCCAAATCCGTCCCATCGGCGGGTTTTTCCAGCATTTCGGTCAGGAATGTCGAAGATGAGCAATATGGCCAAATTATGAAAAAAATTTTGCGTAAGTTTCACGGGGCCTTTCGGAAGCGCCGTGTGGCATCGACGCTCATTTCTGCCGCTTGTGCCGTACGCCCCATGCATGCAACGCCTTGACGATGTCCCGCAACTCCCGGCCCTTTTCCGTCAGGCTGTAATCCACCCTTGGCGGCACCACCGCGTGGACCTCGCGATGAACGATCCCGTCCGCCTCCAACTCGCGCAACTGTTTGGTCAGGCTGCGCTGCGTCACGTTGCCGACCCGCCGTTTCAACTCGTTGAAGCGCAGCGTGCCGTCCATCAGGTGGAACACCACCAGGCCCTTCCACTTGCCGGCAATCTGTTCCAGCGCGCCTTCCACCGGGCAGCCGGTGCTGCAGTCATAGGTGTTGAACCGCGGCTTGGTGCCCTCGACCAGATTTACAGTATCCATTTGGTACCTATATGCCTTTTTTGTGCGTATTGCCGCCTTGGCAACCGTCCACATATGGCTTGGCACCGAAGAATTGTCAAAGGAGACACCCGATGAAAGCCGTAGGATACCACCAGCCCGGCGCGCTCGACCGCAATGACGCCCTCCTCGATCTGGAGGTAGAGCGCCCGCAGGCCACCGGCCGCGATCTGCTCGTTCGCGTCCAGGCCGTTTCAGTCAACCCCGTCGATTACAAGGTCCGTCAGAACCGCCCGGCAGAAAATGGCCAACCCGCGATCCTGGGCTGGGATGCCGTCGGCGAAGTGGTGGAAACTGGCGAGGCCGTTACGGGGTTCAAGCCGGGAGATGTCGTCTGGTACGCCGGTGCGATTGATCGCCCGGGCACCAACGCCGAGTATCACCTCGTCGATGAACGCATCGTAGGTCACAAACCGGCATCGCTCTCTGTCGCTGCCGCCGCCGCGATGCCGCTTACCACCCTGACGGCGCACGAGATGCTGTTCGAGCGTTTGCGTGTCTCCAGCCCGGTGCCGGGCGCCGCTCCTGCCGTGCTCATCATCGGCGGTGCCGGTGGGGTCGGCTCCATCGCCATCCAGCTTCTCCGCGCCAAGACGGATCTGCAGGTTATCGCCACCGCCTCGCGCGACGAAACCAAAGCCTGGGTCCGTGATCTCGGTGCCCATCACGTGATCGATCACAGCCAACCGCTGCCGGCGCAGGTCGAGGCTCTCGGCATTGGACAGCCGGGCTTCGTATTCTCGACCACCCACACAGGTGCCTATCTGGACCAGGTTGCCGAACTCATTGCCCCGCAAGGCCGTTTCGGCCTGATCGACGACCCGGCGACGCTCGACATCTCCGTCTTCAAGTCCAAGGCGGTCTCGATCCACTGGGAGATGATGTTCACCCGCTCCCTGTTCGAAACCGCAGACATCGCGGCACAGCGAGACATCCTCGAAGAGGTCGCCTCCCTGATCGACACAGGCAGGATTCGCTCCACCGTCACCGACACGCTCGGCCAGATCAACGCGGGCAACCTTCGCCATGCACATGAAATACTGGAGAGCAACAGCGCCCGCGGCAAGCTGGTGCTGGAAGGTTTCTGATCGTACGAAGTGACCAGACGGGGAGTAGCAGGGTCGGGTTTGCGGCCCGGCGACGTCCCGT of the Algicella marina genome contains:
- a CDS encoding winged helix-turn-helix transcriptional regulator, producing the protein MDTVNLVEGTKPRFNTYDCSTGCPVEGALEQIAGKWKGLVVFHLMDGTLRFNELKRRVGNVTQRSLTKQLRELEADGIVHREVHAVVPPRVDYSLTEKGRELRDIVKALHAWGVRHKRQK
- a CDS encoding zinc-binding alcohol dehydrogenase family protein: MKAVGYHQPGALDRNDALLDLEVERPQATGRDLLVRVQAVSVNPVDYKVRQNRPAENGQPAILGWDAVGEVVETGEAVTGFKPGDVVWYAGAIDRPGTNAEYHLVDERIVGHKPASLSVAAAAAMPLTTLTAHEMLFERLRVSSPVPGAAPAVLIIGGAGGVGSIAIQLLRAKTDLQVIATASRDETKAWVRDLGAHHVIDHSQPLPAQVEALGIGQPGFVFSTTHTGAYLDQVAELIAPQGRFGLIDDPATLDISVFKSKAVSIHWEMMFTRSLFETADIAAQRDILEEVASLIDTGRIRSTVTDTLGQINAGNLRHAHEILESNSARGKLVLEGF